The following coding sequences are from one Amphiprion ocellaris isolate individual 3 ecotype Okinawa chromosome 19, ASM2253959v1, whole genome shotgun sequence window:
- the fzd2 gene encoding frizzled-2 encodes MTFCKTWGVAVLLMPLLISAQYPGDNGIVVPEHGFCQPISIPLCTDIAYNQTIMPNLVGHYNQEDAGLEVHQFYPLVKVQCSPELKFFLCSMYAPVCTVLEKAIPPCRSICERAKQGCEALMNKFGFQWPDRLRCENFPVLGDGQICVGQNDSSTSTVPTTAVTGTQDPSTGTQDHSFRCPSVLKVPPYLNYNFLEEKDCAAPCESSKSGGKMFFSDKEIHFSRIWILVWSVLCCASTLFTVTTYLVDMQRFRYPERPIIFLSGCYTMVSIAYIAGYFLGDKVVCNDSFNPEGYKTIVQGTKKEGCTILFMMLYFFSMASSIWWVILSLTWFLAAGMKWGHEAIEAHSQYFHLAAWAVPAVKTISILAIGQIEGDVLSGVCFVSLSNLDPLRGFVLAPLFVYLFIGTSFLLAGFVSLFRIRTIMKHDGTKTEKLERLMVRIGVFSVLYTVPATIVIACFFYEQAFRPHWERSWVIHNCRSLAIPCPLQARAHTPHMTPDFTVYMIKYLMTLIVGITSGFWIWSGKTLHSWHKFYTRLTNGKHGETTV; translated from the coding sequence ATGACTTTTTGCAAGACTTGGGGTGTTGCGGTCCTGCTTATGCCTCTGCTGATATCAGCTCAGTATCCAGGGGACAACGGGATAGTGGTCCCAGAGCATGGATTTTGTCAGCCGATTTCGATCCCTCTGTGCACGGACATAGCCTACAACCAAACCATCATGCCCAATTTGGTGGGCCACTACAACCAGGAGGACGCAGGGCTGGAGGTGCACCAGTTTTACCCCCTGGTGAAGGTACAGTGCTCCCCGGAGTTGAAATTTTTCCTGTGCTCCATGTATGCGCCTGTGTGCACCGTTTTGGAGAAGGCCATTCCTCCATGCAGGTCCATCTGCGAGAGGGCCAAGCAGGGATGCGAGGCTCTTATGAACAAATTTGGCTTTCAGTGGCCGGACAGACTGCGCTGTGAGAACTTCCCTGTCCTGGGAGACGGACAAATCTGTGTGGGCCAAAACGACTCCTCCACATCCACCGTCCCCACCACGGCTGTAACAGGGACCCAGGACCCCTCCACAGGGACCCAGGACCACTCCTTCCGCTGCCCGTCAGTTTTAAAAGTTCCTCCATATTTGAATTACAATTTTTTGGAGGAGAAGGACTGTGCAGCTCCCTGTGAGTCATCAAAGAGCGGTGGGAAGATGTTTTTCAGTGATAAAGAGATTCATTTCTCCCGCATATGGATTCTAGTTTGGTCTGTGCTTTGTTGTGCGTCTACTTTATTCACAGTTACCACTTATTTAGTTGACATGCAACGCTTCAGATACCCTGAGCGGCCCATCATCTTCTTGTCTGGCTGCTACACTATGGTCTCCATAGCCTACATAGCTGGCTACTTCCTCGGGGATAAGGTGGTGTGCAATGACAGCTTCAACCCTGAGGGCTACAAGACCATCGTCCAAGGCACCAAAAAGGAAGGCTGCACCATCCTCTTCATGATGCTCTACTTCTTCAGCATGGCCAGCTCCATCTGGTGGGTCATCCTGTCCCTCACCTGGTTCCTGGCAGCAGGTATGAAGTGGGGCCACGAGGCCATCGAGGCACACTCTCAGTATTTCCACCTGGCAGCCTGGGCAGTTCCAGCTGTAAAGACCATCAGCATCCTGGCCATCGGGCAGATTGAAGGCGATGTGCTCAGTGGTGTCTGCTTTGTGAGTCTCAGCAACCTGGACCCTCTGCGGGGCTTCGTGTTGGCCCCTCTCTTCGTGTACCTCTTCATCGGCACCTCTTTCTTACTGGCCGGCTTTGTGTCACTATTCAGAATCCGCACCATCATGAAACACGACGGCACCAAGACGGAGAAGCTGGAGCGACTGATGGTGCGCATCGGGGTGTTCAGTGTGCTCTACACCGTCCCTGCTACCATTGTTATCGCCTGCTTCTTCTACGAGCAGGCCTTCCGCCCCCACTGGGAGCGGAGCTGGGTCATCCATAACTGCAGGAGCCTGGCCATTCCCTGCCCTCTGCAGGCCAGAGCTCACACTCCACACATGACCCCTGACTTCACTGTCTACATGATCAAGTACCTGATGACACTGATAGTGGGCATCACCTCTGGTTTCTGGATCTGGTCTGGAAAGACTCTGCACTCCTGGCACAAGTTCTACACGAGGCTGACAAATGGCAAACATGGGGAGACCACAGTGTAG
- the hsd17b1 gene encoding estradiol 17-beta-dehydrogenase 1, translating into MSPSYCLALLVAFLSLCSSCSPLKVGKPGSMDKKVVLITGCSSGIGLSLAVRLASDPDKRFKVYATMRNLAKKERLLECVKGLHKDTLDILQMDVTDRQSILYARDRVVEKRVDILVCNAGVGLMGPLEVQSLDSMRRILEVNLLGTIQTIQAFLSDMKAQGQGRILVTGSTGGLHGLPFNEMYCASKFAIEGACESLAVLLQHFNIHVSLIECGPVNTDFLVNLQKVELEDATLQQVDAQTISFYEKYLQHCSSVFQNAAQDTEDIVKVFLDAIQSPSPAFRYFTTSVVPPLTKLKMTEPDGSQYISAMSKIIFSAEDQ; encoded by the exons ATGTCTCCATCCTATTGTCTGGCTCTGTTGGTGGCGTTCCTCTCACTTTGCTCCAGCTGCTCTCCATTGAAGGTTGGTAAGCCAGGCTCAATGGACAAGAAGGTGGTGCTGATCACAGGCTGCTCCTCCGGGATTGGTCTCAGCCTGGCAGTTCGGTTAGCCTCTGACCCCGACAAAAGATTCAAAG TCTATGCCACAATGAGAAACCTGGCCAAGAAGGAACGTCTCTTAGAGTGTGTGAAAGGCCTGCACAAGGACACTTTGGACATACTCCAAATGGATGTGACAGACCGGCAGTCCATCCTGTATGCAAGAGACAGGGTTGTGGAGAAACGAGTGGACATTCTGG TGTGTAACGCTGGCGTGGGTTTGATGGGGCCACTGGAGGTGCAGTCGTTGGACTCGATGAGGAGGATTCTGGAGGTCAACCTCCTGGGTACCATTCAGACCATCCAGGCCTTTCTGTCAGATATGAAGGCTCAGGGCCAGGGCCGCATTCTGGTCACTGGCAGCACCGGAGGGCTTCACG GTCTCCCATTTAATGAGATGTACTGTGCCAGCAAATTTGCAATAGAGGGAGCATGTGAGAGTTTGGCTGTCCTCTTGCAACACTTCAACATCCA TGTGAGTCTCATTGAGTGTGGTCCAGTCAACACTGACTTCCTGGTCAACTTGCAGAAGGTGGAACTTGAAGATGCAACTCTCCAACAAGTTGATGCCCAAACAATCAGCTTTTATGAAAAATACCTGCAGCACTGTAGCTCTGTTTTCCAAAATGCTGCACAGGACACTGAAGACATTGTAAAG GTGTTTCTAGATGCCATCCAGTCACCCAGCCCTGCATTCAGATACTTCACCACCAGCGTTGTGCCACCTCTGACCAAACTGAAGATGACAGAACCAGATGGATCACAGTACATCAGTGCTATGAGCAAAATCATTTTCTCAGCTGAGgatcaataa
- the si:ch73-141c7.1 gene encoding coenzyme Q-binding protein COQ10 homolog, mitochondrial: MTNKTTPLLLRALLEMSEVHSSKFMRGNTRRTHFRHLGSCGILAERRASLSLCPATPLSTPSRSFINLAASISSRRMEYTECRTLEYTTEQMYSVVSSVDQYQHFVPWCKKSRVVRGQNGGIRAELEIGFPPIVERYISEVTVVPNHQVRAVCTDGSLFSHLETIWRFAPGSKDRPDSCKVDFYVSFEFKSLLHSQLASVFFDEVVKQMVSAFESRAATLYRNQHEAPRRRRSS, from the exons ATGACCAACAAAACGACTCCTCTGCTCCTCAGGGCGCTGCTGGAGATGTCTGAAGTCCACTCTTCAAAGTTTATGCGGGGAAACACGAGAAGAACACATTTCAG ACACTTGGGTTCATGTGGCATCCTGGCTGAAAGGAGGGCCAGCCTCAGCCTCTGCCCCGCCACCCCCCTGAGCACACCCAGCCGCAGCTTCATCAACCTGGCTGCTTCCATCAGCAGCCGCAGGATGGAGTACACAGAGTGCCGGACATTAGA GTACACTACAGAGCAGATGTACAGTGTGGTGTCCAGTGTGGACCAGTACCAGCACTTCGTTCCCTGGTGCAAGAAGTCTCGAGTTGTGAGGGGACAGAATGGCGGCATCCGAGCAGAGCTTGAAATAGGTTTTCCTCCCATTGTTGAACGATACATCTCTGAGGTCACCGTTGTTCCAAACCACCAAGTCAGA GCTGTGTGCACTGATGGATCCCTCTTCAGTCATCTTGAAACAATATGGAGGTTTGCCCCTGGATCCAAAGACCGACCAGACTCCTGCAAAGTGGATTTCTAT GTGTCATTTGAGTTCAAGTCTCTTCTGCACTCTCAGCTAGCCAGTGTGTTCTTTGATGAAGTGGTCAAGCAGATGGTCAGTGCCTTTGAGTCACGGGCGGCGACACTTTACAGGAATCAGCATGAGGCACCGCGCAGGAGGCGGTCATCTTAA
- the mylk5 gene encoding myosin light chain kinase, smooth muscle — MNGDGSKQRYVSTFRMHIKSPRAASASGNGPGTTDTSKCTDPGSLSLSSHKHLDPPVFIEPLKDCCVDEGGDITLRGVLTGSQPIRVSWLHNGEVARFGNSSFSGREVSFVVKDCLPEDAGAYTCLAESSAGKTSCSAAVFVRDFETICGVQNHVSKMTTSASKSIMENGRSPQTHKDEPQKFKGAICASPTGSDKQSPVSSPREVIPKKRANSATGPVLHFENPPQHHEVKVGQTARLTCFFAGSPPVVSCWIRNKEQIVDGPELWTENTDRSSTLVITEAKPQHTGRYTVVVKDRKSSAQHTLTLSVIEKPEPPASSPVISLVSASSLVLSWSGPCYDGGSAILGYVVEVKNQEPGEPGHWSKLTAQCKSTSYRVSSGLQPQQKYCFRVRAYNSVGVSEPGPVSPVVRMEQEDSNKTQGEELPPVYTSVTIDSCHKVSDHYNVLEKLGMGKFGSVHKLTHKETGRVCAGKFYKGRRAKEREAARKEIELMNHLHHHKLVQCLGAYDHRSEMVMVMEFIAGGELFERIVDDNFEHTEPASVRYMQQILEGIAYMHQQNIVHLDLKPENIVCVDTTGTSIKIIDFGLASRIDGSTPLKVLHGTPEFVAPEVINYEPVSLQTDMWSIGVICYILLSGESPFQGNSDAETLALVTAAQWEFDEDSFEEITEEAKNFISSLLNKDIRRRMSCKEALNHPWMAAFDSGDLTTTKTLSKEKMKRFLARQKWKKAGKAMLALKRMALLSKGESSASLTSPREDSTLSPEAEHALQSLERKMQGPPLFTKSLEDQTVAQGTSAQLSCHLTGYPDPEVVWLCGEEPVVESPTVQIEYEDDGRCTLVLSKVGPEDTNVYTCRATNDHGETFCSAKLTVQE, encoded by the exons ATGAATGGTGATGGCAGCAAACAGCGATATGTGTCAACCTTCAGGATGCACATCAAGTCGCCTCGTGCAGCATCTGCCTCAGGCAATGGACCTGGTACTACTGACACCAGCAAATGTACTGATCCAG GGTCGCTTAGCCTTTCCTCACATAAACATCTGGATCCGCCTGTCTTCATAGAGCCCCTGAAGGACTGCTGTGTGGATGAAGGAGGGGACATCACACTACGTGGGGTTCTCACAGGaagtcagccaatcagagtgtCATGGTTGCACAATG GTGAAGTGGCCCGTTTTGGGAATTCTTCCTTCAGTGGCAGGGAGGTGAGTTTTGTGGTGAAGGACTGTTTACCAGAAGATGCTGGCGCTTACACCTGCTTGGCAGAAAGCAGCGCAGGGAAGACATCTTGCAGCGCTGCTGTGTTCGTCAGAG ACTTCGAAACTATCTGTGGTGTGCAGAATCATGTTTCAAAGATGACCACTTCTGCATCCAAGAGCATAATGGAAAATGGACGTTCACCCCAGACTCACAAAGATGAACCACAGAAATTCAAAGGAGCCATTTGTGCCTCTCCCACAGGCTCTGATAAGCAGAGCCCAGTCTCATCTCCTAGAG AAGTCATCCCAAAGAAGAGAGCCAACTCAGCGACAG GCCCGGTGTTACATTTTGAAAACCCACCACAGCACCACGAGGTGAAAGTGGGACAAACTGCCAGGCTGACGTGCTTTTTTGCCGGCAGCCCCCCCGTAGTGTCCTGCTGGATCAGAAATAAAGAACAG ATAGTGGATGGTCCAGAGCTGTGGACAGAAAATACTGATCGGAGCAGTACGCTGGTTATAACAGAGGCTAAACCACAGCACACAGGTCGCTACACTGTTGTTGTGAAGGACCGCAAAAGCTCAGCACAACACACACTTACCCTTTCTGTCATAG AGAAGCCAGAGCCTCCTGCCTCCAGTCCTGTGATTTCCCTCGTCTCTGCATCCAGCCTTGTCCTGTCCTGGTCGGGCCCTTGCTATGACGGCGGCAGTGCCATCCTGGGTTATGTGGTTGAAGTAAAAAACCAAGAACCTGGTGAGCCTGGGCACTGGAGCAAGCTTACTGCCCAGTGTAAGAGTACCTCATACAGAGTGTCCTCTGGGCTACAGCCTCAACAGAAATACTGTTTCAGAGTGAGGGCCTATAACTCTGTGGGAGTAAGCGAGCCGGGACCAGTGTCACCAGTGGTGAGGATGGAGCAGGAAG ATTCAAACAAAACGCAAGGAGAGGAACTCCCTCCAGTGTATACCAGCGTCACTATTGACTCCTGCCACAAAGTCAGCGATCACTACAATGTATTGGAAAAACTGGGAAT GGGAAAATTTGGCTCGGTCCACAAGCTAACCCACAAAGAGACAGGACGTGTGTGCGCTGGAAAGTTCTACAAAGGACGTCGTGCCAAAGAGAGGGAGGCTGCCCGTAAAGAGATCGAGCTGATGAACCACCTCCATCACCACAAACTGGTTCAGTGCCTGGGAGCATACGATCACAGGTCTGAGATGGTCATGGTCATGGAGTT tATCGCAGGTGGGGAACTCTTTGAACGTATTGTGGATGACAACTTTGAGCACACAGAGCCTGCCAGTGTGCGCTACATGCAGCAGATCCTGGAGGGGATTGCatacatgcatcaacagaacaTCGTCCATCTGGACCTCAAACCTGAGAACATTGTGTGTGTTGACACCACTGGCACCTCCATAAAGATCATTGACTTTGGATTAGCCAGTAGAATTG ATGGCAGCACACCTCTGAAAGTGTTGCATGGGACTCCAGAGTTTGTGGCACCTGAAGTGATCAACTATGAGCCTGTGTCTTTGCAAACTGATATGTGGAGCATTGGGGTTATCTGCTACATCTT GCTGAGTGGTGAGTCTCCATTCCAGGGAAACAGTGATGCAGAGACCCTGGCCTTGGTTACAGCGGCTCAGTGGGAGTTTGATGAGGACAGTTTTGAGGAGATAACAGAGGAGGCCAAAAATTTCATCAGCTCCCTGCTCAACAAAGACATCAG GCGGAGGATGTCCTGTAAAGAAGCCCTCAACCACCCCTGGATGGCAGCATTTGACTCTGGAGACCTCACCACCACTAAGACTCTGTccaaagagaaaatgaagaggTTTCTAGCCAGGCAGAAATGGAAG AAAGCTGGCAAGGCCATGTTAGCCCTAAAGAGAATGGCTCTACTGTCTAAAGGTGAAAGCTCTGCATCTCTCACAAGCCCCAGGGAAG acTCAACCCTGAGCCCAGAGGCAGAACATGCCTTGCAGTCTCTGGAGCGTAAGATGCAGGGACCACCCCTATTTACCAAGAGCTTGGAGGACCAGACTGTAGCTCAGGGAACCAGTGCCCAACTCTCATGTCACCTCACAG GATACCCTGACCCAGAGGTGGTGTGGCTGTGTGGTGAGGAACCTGTGGTGGAGTCACCCACAGTGCAGATAGAGTATGAAGACGATGGCCGCTGTACCCTGGTTCTATCCAAAGTTGGCCCAGAGGACACCAATGTTTACACCTGTAGGGCCACCAATGACCATGGGGAGACATTCTGCTCAGCCAAACTAACTGTTCAAGAATAA